The genomic window TTTTGAAAATGAACGGTTCGCCTTTACCAGTGACTGGATCACTGCACAATGAAGATCATCCACTATCCGTTTTCCCTGAAAGACAAGGAAACGCTCATAACGGCGATTCAACAAAATCATGTGATTGTATTTCCAACCGAAACTTTTTATGCCATTGGTGGCAATGCTCTTTCGGAACAGGTTGCGGCCAGAGTCTATCAAATCAAACAGCGCTCTGATCGCAAGCCTCTGTTGACACTGATTTCAGCAAAATGGTTACCTGTTTTGTCGGGTCCGCTGACGGAACCAACAAGTCAATTGATGGAACATTTCTGGCCTGGCCCCCTAACGCTGATTCTTCCGTCAGCACCACAGGCGCCCTTTTTTCTCAAGGAAAAAACCAGTCAGGGGATTGCCCTGCGCTATTCTCCATCACCAGTCGTTCAGGAAATGATTCAACTTTCAGAACGCCCTCTGATTGGAACCAGTGCCAACCTGAGCGGTCAGCCTGAATGCATGACAGTCGACGGGGTGCTTGCCCAATTGGGGAATCTACCGGATCTGATTGTGGATGGCGGAACCACGCCAGGTGGCAAGGCATCGACCCTGGTAAACTGTTTGTCTTTTCCTTTTTCTATTGAACGGGAAGGTGTTCTTCCCGTTGCATTGTTGCAACCTTACCTTTTTACTGACGTCTAAAATTATGTCTGGCGCACACGACCAAAAATTCATTCGCAATTTTTCAATCATTGCCCACATTGATCATGGCAAATCGACTCTGGCAGACCGTTTGATGGATTACACAGGAGCCCTTTCTCAACGTGAATCCAAAGCCCAGTTTCTGGACAGCATGGATATTGAACGGGAACGGGGAATCACAATCAAATCCCAAACTGTTCATCTTTATTACAAGGCTGATGATGGACAGACCTATCAACTCAATCTGATTGACACTCCGGGACATGTCGATTTCACCTATGAAGTCTCACGTTCCCTGGCCGCCTGTGAAGGCGCATTGCTGGTCGTAGATGCGGCACAGGGGGTTGAAGCCCAAACACTGGCCAATGTGTATCTGGCACTGGCAAACGATCTTGAAATTCTGCCTGTTCTGAACAAGGTCGATCTGCCAACAGCGGAACCGGATCGGGTGTGCAAGGAAATTGAAGACATTATCGGCATTGACACCAGTCTGGCCGTGCGTGCCAGCGCCAAACAGGGAATCGGTATTCACGAAATTCTGGAACAGATTGTCGCTCTGGTCCCTTCGCCCTACGGTGACCCAAAAGCGCCCTTGCGTGCCTTGATATTTGATTCATGGTTTGATGCTTATCTGGGCGTTGTTGTCATGGTCCGTGTGGTTGATGGATCACTGAAACTGGGCGACCGCATCCAGTTCATGGCCACTGAGAAAGAATATGAAGTGACCCAACTGGGGGTCTTCACACCCTTCAAAACAGAACGGGAACATCTTAATTGCGGTGAAGTAGGTTTTATAGCGGCCTCCATCAAAACCATCGGACACACCAAAATTGGGGACACTGTCACCTCTGCGCTGACACCGGCGACCGAACGACTGGAAGGGTATGCGGAAGCCATGCCCATGGTGTTCAGCGGAATCTATCCTGTGGATGGCGAGCAATATGAGGAACTCAAGGAAGCCCTGCAAAAACTGATACTCAATGACGCCTCCATCACTTATGTTCAGGAAACCTCTGCGGCTCTGGGTTTTGGATTCAGGTGTGGTTTTCTGGGATTGCTTCACATGGAAATTGCCCAGGAACGTCTGGAGCGCGAATTTAATTTAAATTTGATCACCACAGCCCCCAGCGTGGAATATCGGGTACACACCACTGGAGGAACCATGGTGGAGGTGGACAATCCGTCAAAACTCCCACCACCGGGAACCATTCAGTTCATTGAGGAACCTTACATTCGTGGACGAATCCTGACACCGACAGAATATGTGGGCAACATCATGACCCTGGCTCAGGAACGGAGGGGAATCCAGGTCAATATGGAATATCCCGCCACAAACAGGGTCCAATTGGTTTATGAATTTCCACTCAATGAAATCGTTCTGGATTTTTATGACCGTTTGAAGTCTGTTTCCAAAGGCTACGCTTCCTTTGATTATGAATTGATTGATTACCGTAAAGGGGATCTGGTCAAACTGGACATCATGATCAACGGTGACCCCGTCGATGCCATGTCAGTGATTGTTCCGAAAGAGCAGTCCTATTATCGTGGCAGGGATCTCGTGCATAAATTCAGGGAACTGATTCCACGGCAAATGTTCGAAGTGGCTGTTCAAGCGGCGATTGGATCCCGAATCATTGCCCGGGAAACCGTCAAGGCCATGCGCAAAGACGTGACCGCCAAGTGTTACGGTGGAGATATCACCCGAAAACGAAAACTGCTGGAAAAACAGAAGGAAGGAAAAAAACGGATGAAGCAGATTGGAACCGTTGAAATTCCTCAAGAAGCTTTCATGGCGGTATTAAGAGTGGATCATAAATAATCAGTCAATATCAACCTCTCAGTCAGAAACTATATGAGCGAATCAAAACAAACATGGAATCAGGTAGAAGAAGGGTGCGGTGTATGGACCGCACAGTATAAATTGCCCAACATGAAAGTGACGTCTACGATTGTGCAACTGAATGATGGTAATTT from SAR324 cluster bacterium includes these protein-coding regions:
- a CDS encoding threonylcarbamoyl-AMP synthase, whose translation is MKIIHYPFSLKDKETLITAIQQNHVIVFPTETFYAIGGNALSEQVAARVYQIKQRSDRKPLLTLISAKWLPVLSGPLTEPTSQLMEHFWPGPLTLILPSAPQAPFFLKEKTSQGIALRYSPSPVVQEMIQLSERPLIGTSANLSGQPECMTVDGVLAQLGNLPDLIVDGGTTPGGKASTLVNCLSFPFSIEREGVLPVALLQPYLFTDV
- the lepA gene encoding elongation factor 4, with the protein product MSGAHDQKFIRNFSIIAHIDHGKSTLADRLMDYTGALSQRESKAQFLDSMDIERERGITIKSQTVHLYYKADDGQTYQLNLIDTPGHVDFTYEVSRSLAACEGALLVVDAAQGVEAQTLANVYLALANDLEILPVLNKVDLPTAEPDRVCKEIEDIIGIDTSLAVRASAKQGIGIHEILEQIVALVPSPYGDPKAPLRALIFDSWFDAYLGVVVMVRVVDGSLKLGDRIQFMATEKEYEVTQLGVFTPFKTEREHLNCGEVGFIAASIKTIGHTKIGDTVTSALTPATERLEGYAEAMPMVFSGIYPVDGEQYEELKEALQKLILNDASITYVQETSAALGFGFRCGFLGLLHMEIAQERLEREFNLNLITTAPSVEYRVHTTGGTMVEVDNPSKLPPPGTIQFIEEPYIRGRILTPTEYVGNIMTLAQERRGIQVNMEYPATNRVQLVYEFPLNEIVLDFYDRLKSVSKGYASFDYELIDYRKGDLVKLDIMINGDPVDAMSVIVPKEQSYYRGRDLVHKFRELIPRQMFEVAVQAAIGSRIIARETVKAMRKDVTAKCYGGDITRKRKLLEKQKEGKKRMKQIGTVEIPQEAFMAVLRVDHK